A stretch of Bradyrhizobium diazoefficiens DNA encodes these proteins:
- a CDS encoding DUF3095 domain-containing protein, producing MAASSFYGSIPVFRGFTSLMEPKLYSPLPEDWSIGVADIVDSTKAIAAQRYKAVNMAGAAVIAAVTNALEGREFPFVFGGDGASFAVAPSDLDAAREALAATATWVREDLELKMRVALVPVSAIRAQGLDVRVARFGPSANLSYAMFSGGGLAWADAAMKRGEFAVTEAPAGTQPDLSGLSCRFEVIPASRGLILSVLVMPAGGADPLAFRKVIEDIIHLVERSPDAGRPVPPQGPPLKWPPQGLDYEARAIRGGSLFKRRASLLAYTFFAYVLMRFDIKIGGFLPKVYKRQVVENSDFRKYDDGLRMILDCTPELERALSDRLAAAARDGVVRYGLYQQDAAMMTCFTPSALRSDHVHFIDGARGGYASAATALKAMMAAAT from the coding sequence ATGGCAGCCTCATCCTTTTACGGCAGCATCCCCGTTTTCCGCGGCTTCACCAGCCTGATGGAGCCCAAGCTCTATTCGCCGCTCCCCGAGGACTGGAGCATCGGCGTTGCCGACATCGTCGATTCCACCAAGGCGATCGCGGCGCAGCGTTATAAGGCGGTCAACATGGCCGGGGCCGCGGTGATCGCAGCCGTGACGAATGCGCTGGAGGGACGCGAATTTCCCTTCGTGTTCGGTGGCGACGGGGCAAGTTTTGCGGTCGCGCCGTCCGATCTCGACGCTGCTCGTGAAGCTTTGGCCGCGACCGCGACCTGGGTGCGGGAGGATCTCGAACTGAAAATGCGCGTCGCGCTGGTGCCGGTGAGCGCCATCCGCGCGCAGGGACTGGACGTGCGCGTCGCACGCTTCGGTCCGTCGGCCAATCTGTCCTATGCGATGTTCTCCGGCGGCGGGCTCGCCTGGGCCGACGCCGCGATGAAGCGTGGTGAGTTCGCGGTCACGGAAGCGCCCGCGGGCACGCAGCCCGATCTCTCCGGCCTGTCCTGCCGTTTCGAGGTGATTCCAGCTTCGCGCGGACTGATCCTATCGGTGCTGGTGATGCCGGCGGGCGGCGCCGACCCGCTGGCCTTCCGCAAGGTGATCGAGGACATCATCCATCTCGTCGAGCGCAGTCCGGATGCCGGCCGTCCCGTGCCGCCGCAGGGACCGCCGTTGAAATGGCCGCCGCAGGGCCTGGACTACGAGGCGCGGGCGATCCGCGGAGGATCGTTGTTCAAGCGCCGCGCCAGCCTGCTCGCCTATACGTTTTTCGCATACGTCCTGATGCGCTTCGACATCAAGATCGGCGGCTTCCTGCCAAAAGTCTATAAGCGCCAGGTGGTCGAGAATTCCGACTTCCGCAAATACGACGACGGCCTGCGCATGATCCTCGACTGCACGCCGGAACTTGAGCGCGCTCTGAGCGATCGTCTCGCGGCGGCTGCGCGCGACGGCGTCGTTCGCTACGGCCTCTATCAGCAGGATGCCGCGATGATGACCTGCTTCACGCCCTCGGCGCTGCGCAGCGACCACGTGCATTTCATCGATGGTGCCCGCGGCGGCTACGCCTCTGCAGCAACGGCGCTCAAGGCGATGATGGCGGCCGCGACTTAG
- a CDS encoding acyl carrier protein — protein sequence MSVRSKVIEAIQQIAKEQHVALPALSDDLSLHETGFDSLAFAILVARLEDETGVDPFTISEDAAFPATVGDFVRAYENVPA from the coding sequence ATGTCGGTGAGATCCAAGGTTATCGAAGCGATCCAGCAGATCGCCAAAGAGCAGCACGTCGCGCTCCCCGCCCTCTCGGACGATTTGTCTCTGCACGAGACGGGCTTCGACTCGCTCGCCTTTGCAATCCTGGTCGCGCGTCTCGAGGACGAGACCGGCGTCGACCCCTTCACCATTTCCGAGGACGCAGCGTTCCCCGCCACCGTGGGCGATTTCGTGCGGGCCTACGAAAATGTCCCTGCGTAA
- a CDS encoding long-chain-acyl-CoA synthetase: protein MNGMTTGVIEQAKAARAPSASKIWLKAIELTARIETLPGRLFADVVDDWARRQPDRVALATDQASLDYDGLSRRINRYARWARSVGVAKGDTIGLIMPNGVDYVAAWLGISRVGGVVALINTKLVGQSLAHCVDVAKPSHIIVAHELTEILGSAAPHLKTEAKIWTHGDARSERAIDVALAALDDGPLSPEEHGNVTIDDRALLIYTSGTTGLPKAASISHRRILNWGFWFAGLTGATPQDRLYDCLPLFHSVGGIVAPCSMLAAGGSVVIAEKFSTSNFWPDIVRHDCTMFQYIGELCRYLLKAPPSEYENRHRLRLVCGNGLRGDIWEDFRNRFAIPRILEFYAATEGNFSLFNVEGQPGAIGRIPPLLAHRFPASLVRLDPDSGAPLRNDDGFCIACARGEAGEAIGRIGKADEGGGRFEGYTDAGETERKILRDVFAKGDAWFRTGDLMRLDDRGFFHFVDRIGDTFRWKGENVATSEVNDAVRDFTGVVDATTYGVSIPGADGRAGMSAIVVNEGFDIAALPVHLAQRLPAYARPVFVRISRELDATETFKQKKGELAREGFDPTATADPLFMFELKSGAYVALDSETFAHIADGTIRL, encoded by the coding sequence ATGAACGGCATGACCACCGGCGTCATCGAGCAAGCCAAAGCCGCGCGCGCACCTTCGGCCTCAAAGATCTGGCTGAAGGCGATCGAGCTGACGGCGCGGATCGAGACGCTGCCGGGGCGGTTGTTCGCCGACGTCGTTGACGATTGGGCGCGGCGCCAGCCCGATCGTGTTGCGCTGGCCACGGACCAGGCAAGCCTCGACTACGACGGCCTGTCGCGGCGCATCAATCGCTATGCGCGTTGGGCGCGCTCGGTTGGCGTCGCCAAGGGAGACACGATCGGCCTGATCATGCCGAACGGCGTCGATTATGTCGCGGCCTGGCTCGGCATCAGCCGCGTCGGCGGCGTGGTAGCGTTGATCAACACAAAGCTCGTTGGGCAGTCGCTCGCGCATTGCGTCGACGTGGCAAAGCCCTCGCACATCATCGTCGCGCATGAGCTTACGGAGATCCTGGGAAGCGCCGCGCCGCATCTGAAGACCGAAGCCAAAATCTGGACCCATGGCGATGCCCGCAGCGAGCGTGCGATCGATGTCGCGCTCGCCGCACTCGACGACGGCCCACTCTCGCCGGAAGAACATGGCAACGTCACCATCGATGACCGCGCGCTGCTGATCTACACCTCCGGAACGACAGGCCTGCCGAAGGCCGCCAGCATCAGCCACCGCCGCATCCTCAACTGGGGCTTCTGGTTCGCCGGCCTCACCGGCGCCACCCCGCAAGATCGGCTCTATGACTGTCTGCCGCTGTTCCACTCGGTCGGCGGCATCGTCGCGCCCTGCAGCATGCTCGCCGCTGGCGGCTCGGTGGTGATCGCCGAGAAATTTTCGACCTCGAACTTCTGGCCCGACATTGTCCGGCACGACTGCACGATGTTCCAGTATATCGGCGAGCTCTGCCGCTATCTGCTCAAAGCGCCGCCGTCGGAATACGAAAACCGGCACCGCCTGCGGCTCGTCTGCGGCAATGGCCTGCGCGGAGATATCTGGGAGGATTTCCGGAACCGCTTCGCCATTCCGCGCATTCTCGAATTTTATGCCGCGACGGAAGGTAATTTCTCACTGTTCAACGTCGAGGGACAGCCAGGCGCGATCGGCCGCATCCCGCCGCTGCTTGCACATCGCTTTCCGGCAAGCCTCGTCAGGCTCGATCCCGACAGCGGTGCGCCGTTGCGCAATGACGATGGCTTTTGCATCGCCTGTGCCCGTGGTGAGGCCGGCGAGGCCATCGGTCGCATCGGCAAGGCCGACGAGGGCGGGGGTCGTTTCGAGGGCTACACCGACGCCGGCGAGACCGAGAGGAAGATTCTTCGCGACGTCTTTGCCAAGGGCGATGCCTGGTTCCGGACCGGCGATCTCATGCGGCTCGACGACAGGGGTTTCTTCCATTTCGTCGACCGCATCGGCGACACCTTCCGCTGGAAGGGCGAGAACGTCGCGACCTCCGAGGTCAACGACGCCGTGCGCGATTTCACCGGCGTGGTCGATGCCACCACCTATGGCGTCAGCATTCCAGGCGCCGACGGCCGGGCCGGCATGAGCGCGATTGTCGTGAACGAGGGCTTTGATATTGCGGCTTTGCCTGTCCACCTCGCGCAGCGCCTGCCGGCCTATGCCCGCCCGGTCTTCGTCCGCATCTCGCGCGAGCTCGATGCGACCGAGACGTTCAAGCAGAAGAAGGGCGAACTCGCCCGCGAGGGCTTTGATCCGACCGCGACGGCCGATCCATTGTTCATGTTCGAGCTGAAATCCGGCGCCTATGTCGCGCTCGATTCCGAGACATTTGCGCACATTGCGGACGGCACGATCCGACTGTAG
- a CDS encoding tripartite tricarboxylate transporter substrate binding protein codes for MITKRQFLQTAACAAATLAAPRAFAVGNPPYPSRSVKWVVPYAPGGATDVLSRLICQRLSERFGQTFVVENKPGAGSNIGTQAVITSAPDGYTLLLTSTANAINASFDPALPYNFAKSIAPIAGVARIPLVLVVNNDLPVRNVADFIAYAKANPGKMSIASSGIGTSLHLSGELFKSTAGVQFTHVPYRGSAPGLTDVMSGQIQGMFDNVTSSFELVCAGKLRALGVTTRERSEILPDVPPIADTLPGYETSSFYGVGAPHDTPREIVDLLNREIDTVLSNAEIKARIAELGAIPLHGSAGEFGGMLTAETDRWRKVVELSGIKKE; via the coding sequence ATGATCACCAAGCGACAGTTCCTGCAGACCGCCGCTTGTGCCGCGGCTACGCTCGCGGCGCCTCGTGCCTTTGCGGTCGGCAACCCGCCCTACCCCTCGCGTAGCGTGAAATGGGTGGTGCCGTATGCTCCGGGCGGGGCGACCGACGTGCTGTCGCGGCTGATCTGCCAGCGTCTGTCCGAGCGGTTCGGGCAGACCTTCGTCGTCGAGAACAAGCCCGGCGCCGGCAGCAATATCGGCACGCAGGCTGTGATCACCTCCGCGCCGGACGGATACACGCTGCTGCTGACCTCGACCGCGAACGCGATCAACGCCTCGTTCGATCCTGCGCTGCCATACAATTTCGCCAAGAGCATCGCGCCGATTGCCGGCGTCGCGCGCATTCCGCTGGTGCTGGTCGTCAACAACGATCTGCCGGTGAGGAACGTCGCCGATTTCATCGCCTACGCCAAGGCCAATCCCGGCAAGATGTCGATCGCCTCCTCCGGGATCGGCACCTCGCTGCATCTCTCCGGCGAGCTGTTCAAGTCGACCGCCGGGGTGCAGTTCACTCACGTCCCGTATCGCGGCTCGGCGCCGGGCCTGACCGACGTGATGAGCGGTCAGATCCAGGGCATGTTCGACAACGTCACCTCGTCCTTCGAGCTGGTGTGCGCCGGCAAGCTGCGCGCGCTCGGCGTCACCACGCGCGAGCGCTCAGAGATCCTGCCCGATGTGCCGCCGATCGCGGACACGCTTCCTGGCTACGAGACGTCCTCGTTCTACGGGGTCGGCGCGCCCCATGACACGCCGCGCGAGATCGTCGACCTGCTCAATCGCGAAATCGACACGGTGCTCTCTAACGCAGAGATCAAGGCCCGCATTGCCGAGCTCGGCGCGATCCCGCTACACGGCAGCGCCGGTGAGTTCGGCGGCATGCTGACGGCCGAAACCGACCGCTGGCGCAAGGTGGTGGAGCTATCGGGAATCAAGAAGGAATAG
- a CDS encoding DUF3551 domain-containing protein — protein MRFGPDILIRGAFRPIVTVGALLAAAPSQAQTFDPRYPVCMHVYSGSSGGGGEWYDCSFTSLPQCRATTAGRAATCDLNPYYPLSAPPRPRHRRTG, from the coding sequence ATGCGGTTTGGGCCGGATATCTTGATTCGTGGCGCGTTCCGCCCGATCGTGACGGTCGGCGCATTGCTCGCGGCGGCGCCGTCGCAGGCCCAGACCTTCGACCCGCGCTATCCCGTCTGCATGCACGTCTATTCCGGCTCAAGCGGTGGTGGCGGAGAGTGGTATGATTGCTCCTTCACCTCGCTGCCGCAGTGCCGTGCCACGACCGCAGGCCGCGCCGCGACCTGTGATCTCAATCCGTATTATCCGCTGAGCGCGCCGCCGCGCCCGCGCCACAGGAGAACTGGCTAG
- a CDS encoding SDR family NAD(P)-dependent oxidoreductase → MHNVLVTGGSRGIGLAIGKRLAGAGYNVIAAARREGDELKAAIAASEGRLHFRACDLSVIDAIPAFAKLVRDEFGPTYGLVNNAGLGTEGLLATMHNSEIEALVQLNVLSPIILTKYVARQMMADGAGRIINISSIIATTGYNGLSVYGATKAAATGFTRSLAREVGKLGITVNAIAPGFIDTELTHNLSDESRKRIAGRSALRRLPQTGDVAHMVEYLLGEGGRNVTGTVFTIDAGNTA, encoded by the coding sequence ATGCATAATGTCCTCGTCACCGGCGGCAGCCGCGGCATTGGCCTTGCGATCGGCAAGCGCCTGGCTGGCGCCGGCTACAACGTCATTGCGGCCGCACGGCGCGAGGGCGACGAACTCAAGGCCGCGATCGCTGCCTCCGAGGGCCGCCTGCATTTCCGCGCCTGCGATCTCTCCGTAATCGATGCGATCCCGGCTTTCGCCAAGCTCGTGCGTGACGAGTTCGGCCCGACCTACGGCCTCGTCAACAATGCCGGCCTCGGCACCGAGGGCCTGCTCGCGACCATGCACAATTCGGAGATCGAGGCGCTGGTGCAACTCAACGTGCTGTCGCCGATCATCCTCACCAAATATGTCGCACGGCAGATGATGGCGGATGGTGCCGGCCGCATCATCAACATCTCATCGATCATCGCAACCACGGGCTACAACGGCCTCTCGGTCTATGGCGCGACCAAGGCCGCCGCCACCGGCTTTACCCGTTCACTCGCGCGCGAGGTCGGCAAGCTCGGCATCACCGTGAATGCAATCGCGCCTGGCTTCATCGATACCGAGCTCACGCATAATCTCTCCGACGAAAGCCGCAAGCGCATCGCCGGCCGCAGCGCGCTGCGCCGCCTGCCGCAGACAGGCGACGTCGCGCATATGGTGGAATATCTGCTCGGCGAGGGCGGTCGCAACGTCACCGGCACCGTGTTCACGATTGACGCGGGGAACACGGCCTAA
- a CDS encoding class I adenylate-forming enzyme family protein, which produces MSLRKTFALRDHLGAELTGRTLSDAHDVVSLTDILPQTVLGGRLRELSGRAVLLKLSDQLRSGLAMIELDGVARRMLLCPPDLNPARLDALIADAGIDAVVTDEPDRWAATGVLLVVTAQLPLQVTAPARTERATEWLMLTSGTSGVPKIVGHTLEALTGAIVAEGPAKGPAPVWATFYDIRRYGGLQIFLRAILSGGSMVLSDPYEALADHVARLNARAVSHISGTPSHWRKLLMSGSAVQFAPGYVRLSGEIADQAVLDGLKAAFPNSSVGHAYASTEAGVGFAVNDGLEGFPADYLGNRNGVEMKVVDGSLRIRSTRTAHAYIGRNAAALADGDGFVDSGDIVELRGDRYYFVGRRGGIINIGGLKVHPEEIEAAINRHPDVRMSRAKSRRSPITGGIVVADVILADGTDQARVKEIRDQILGQCRAQLASHKVPAVIRFVEALDVTPAGKLARTDA; this is translated from the coding sequence ATGTCCCTGCGTAAGACCTTTGCGCTCCGCGACCACCTCGGCGCGGAGCTGACGGGCCGTACCCTGTCGGACGCGCATGATGTCGTGTCGCTGACCGACATCCTGCCGCAGACCGTCCTCGGCGGCCGCCTGCGCGAGCTGTCCGGCCGCGCCGTCTTGCTGAAATTGTCGGACCAGCTTCGGTCGGGCCTTGCCATGATCGAGCTCGACGGAGTTGCCCGTCGCATGCTGCTGTGCCCACCGGACCTCAACCCCGCGCGTCTCGACGCACTGATCGCGGATGCCGGGATCGACGCCGTCGTCACCGATGAGCCCGATCGCTGGGCTGCGACCGGCGTGTTGCTGGTTGTCACCGCACAATTGCCGCTTCAAGTCACGGCGCCTGCGCGGACCGAACGCGCCACCGAATGGCTGATGCTCACCTCGGGCACATCAGGTGTACCGAAGATCGTCGGCCATACGCTGGAAGCTCTCACCGGCGCCATCGTCGCCGAAGGCCCTGCGAAGGGGCCCGCGCCGGTCTGGGCCACGTTCTACGACATCCGCCGTTATGGCGGCCTGCAGATCTTCCTCCGCGCTATCCTCTCCGGCGGCTCGATGGTGCTGTCGGACCCGTACGAGGCGCTCGCCGATCACGTCGCGCGCCTGAACGCGCGCGCCGTCTCGCATATTTCCGGCACGCCCTCGCACTGGCGCAAGCTCCTGATGAGCGGCTCGGCCGTGCAGTTCGCGCCCGGCTATGTCCGCCTTTCCGGCGAGATCGCCGACCAGGCCGTGCTCGATGGCCTCAAGGCGGCATTCCCAAACTCTTCTGTCGGCCATGCCTATGCCTCGACCGAGGCCGGCGTCGGCTTCGCCGTCAATGACGGGCTCGAAGGTTTTCCGGCCGATTATCTCGGCAATCGTAATGGCGTCGAGATGAAGGTCGTCGACGGCTCGCTGCGCATCCGCTCGACGCGCACGGCCCACGCCTATATCGGCCGCAATGCTGCGGCGCTCGCAGATGGCGATGGTTTTGTCGACAGCGGCGACATCGTCGAATTGCGCGGCGACCGTTACTATTTCGTCGGCCGCCGTGGCGGCATCATCAATATCGGCGGGCTGAAAGTTCACCCCGAGGAGATCGAAGCCGCCATCAACCGTCATCCCGACGTGCGGATGTCGCGGGCGAAGTCGCGGCGCAGTCCGATCACCGGCGGCATCGTCGTCGCCGACGTGATCCTGGCCGACGGTACCGATCAGGCCCGGGTGAAGGAAATTCGCGACCAGATCCTGGGTCAGTGCCGGGCGCAGCTTGCCTCGCACAAGGTGCCTGCCGTGATTCGCTTCGTCGAAGCGCTCGACGTTACCCCTGCCGGAAAACTGGCGCGCACCGATGCATAA